The nucleotide window GGTCTACATGGAATCGATCGGGAATCCGAAAAACGATGTGCCTGACTTCAAGGCGATCGCGGACGCTGCACACTCGGCCCCGCATGGTGCGATCCCCGTGATTTGTGACAATACGGTGATGACGCCGTATTTGCTTCGGACCTTCGAGCACGGCATCGATATCAACGTCTACTCCACCACCAAGTTCATCGGCGGTCATGGTGTTCATATCGGTGGCGCGATTGTCGACAGCGGGAATTTCGTCTGGGCCGACCAGGCGGATAAATGGCCCGAGTTCTGCGGGGCCTCGCCCAGCTATCACGGTGCCGTCTTTACCGATGCGCTCGCGCCTCTGGGGAACGTTGCCTACACGATGCATATCCGCACCCATTGGTTGCGCGATACCGGGGCTGCGATGAGCCCGTTTGCCGCATTCCTTTTCCTGCAAGGGCTTGAGACCCTGCACCTGCGCATGCCTCGCCATTGTGAAAATGCGCAGAAGGTAGCCGATTTCCTGGAAGGGCATTCCGAGGTCGAGTGGGTCAACTATCCCGGTCTGGCCAGCCATAAGGACCACGCGCGCGCCAAGCAGTATCTGCCGGACGGACCGGGCGCGATTTTGGGCTTCGGCATCAAGGGTGGTCTCGAGGCGGGCAAGAAGTTCATCAACTCCCTGGAGTTGGCCTCGCATCTCGCCAACATCGGGGACGCAAAGACGCTGGTGATCCATCCGGCGTCGACGACCCACTCGCAGCTCACGCCCGAAGAGCAGCAGCAGACGGGCGTGGTCCCCGAGTACGTGCGTATTTCGGTCGGGATCGAAGACGCCGACGATATCATTGCCGATATCGAGCAGGCTTTGGTCAAGGCCGCCTCCTGATAGCCGCTCATCGCGCCCGGGCCTTGCCGCGGGCGCGATGAGCACCCTTGTCGATGGATGAATTTCTCCACAGCACGGATGGCCAGCGCAGCGCCAATCGCCTGAACCATTTGCAGGTGGCGCATTTCACGGAGCCGCTGGTGCTTGAGCGCGGGGCCTCCCTGCCGGAGTTCCGGGTCGCCTACGAGACCTACGGCACTCTGAATGCGGAACGCAGCAATGCCGTGCTGATTTGTCACGCGATCAGCGGGGACTCTCACGTCGCGAGCCATGATGCCGACGACGATCCGGGCTGGTGGGAAGAGCTTGTAGGACCGGGACGTGCGGTCGACACCAAC belongs to Candidatus Binatia bacterium and includes:
- a CDS encoding O-acetylhomoserine aminocarboxypropyltransferase/cysteine synthase gives rise to the protein MSEEKKLGLGTQALHAGQEPDPTTNSRAVPIYATTSYVFNDTDHAANLFGLAEFGNIYSRLMNPTNDVLEKRLAALDGGVMGLSFASGQAAITAAILTICHAGQNFVASTSLYGGTWTLFTQTFKNLGIEVRFFDPDHPEQIHDLVDENTRLVYMESIGNPKNDVPDFKAIADAAHSAPHGAIPVICDNTVMTPYLLRTFEHGIDINVYSTTKFIGGHGVHIGGAIVDSGNFVWADQADKWPEFCGASPSYHGAVFTDALAPLGNVAYTMHIRTHWLRDTGAAMSPFAAFLFLQGLETLHLRMPRHCENAQKVADFLEGHSEVEWVNYPGLASHKDHARAKQYLPDGPGAILGFGIKGGLEAGKKFINSLELASHLANIGDAKTLVIHPASTTHSQLTPEEQQQTGVVPEYVRISVGIEDADDIIADIEQALVKAAS